From a single Candidatus Poribacteria bacterium genomic region:
- the pdxH gene encoding pyridoxamine 5'-phosphate oxidase, whose protein sequence is MNTDKLRREYRVHDGHLLEENVSSDPFEQFERWFSDAIAAKLDLPDAMTLATATPQGIPSARMVVLRGFDARGFCFYTDYGSQKGKELAENPNAALVFYWRELDRQVRSTGTVEKMTAEESDAYFASRPVSSQLAVWTERQSLVITGREHLTEGFQQVEKTYAQDTIPRPPQWGGYRLVPNLFEFWQGCPNRLHDRLCYTLQPDGTWEMKRLSP, encoded by the coding sequence ATGAATACCGATAAACTACGCAGAGAATATAGAGTCCATGATGGACACCTACTTGAAGAGAATGTTTCGTCCGATCCGTTTGAACAATTTGAAAGATGGTTCTCGGACGCGATTGCCGCCAAACTCGACCTACCGGATGCGATGACGTTAGCGACAGCAACACCCCAAGGTATTCCTTCCGCTCGAATGGTGGTCCTCAGAGGTTTCGATGCGAGAGGTTTCTGTTTCTACACGGATTATGGGAGCCAAAAGGGAAAGGAACTGGCTGAAAACCCGAACGCCGCGTTGGTATTCTATTGGCGTGAACTCGATCGGCAGGTCCGCAGTACCGGCACTGTCGAAAAAATGACAGCGGAGGAATCAGATGCTTACTTCGCCAGTCGTCCTGTAAGCAGTCAACTCGCCGTGTGGACAGAGCGTCAGAGCCTTGTGATTACGGGAAGAGAACATCTCACAGAAGGGTTCCAACAAGTAGAAAAGACCTATGCCCAAGATACCATTCCACGTCCACCACAGTGGGGTGGATACCGACTCGTGCCGAATCTATTTGAATTTTGGCAAGGGTGTCCGAACCGTCTCCATGATCGACTCTGTTATACGCTCCAGCCCGATGGAACATGGGAGATGAAACGCTTGTCGCCCTAA
- a CDS encoding tetratricopeptide repeat protein, which produces MESINNANDTVESAESYFNKGNALLDQEDYASAILAYDKALDLNPNLANAYFKRGVAKGRIGQYFEAISDYDAVIRLNPNHAKAYYNRGFTKGRIGLYFEAISDYDAAIRLNPNDADTYNNRGISKSNLGHPEAAILDYDAAIRLNPDDASAYYNRGNAKDEIGQYFEAISDYDAVIRLNPNDVDAYNNRGVSKSNLGHPKAAISDYDAAIRLNPNHTNAYYNRGIAKEKLGLTDDAKRDFQRALNLAEKMEDEELKSRIIKKLEG; this is translated from the coding sequence ATGGAAAGCATTAACAACGCAAATGACACTGTCGAATCTGCCGAGAGTTACTTTAATAAAGGTAATGCGCTGCTCGATCAGGAAGATTATGCATCCGCTATTTTGGCGTATGATAAAGCACTCGACCTAAACCCTAACCTTGCTAATGCTTATTTTAAACGAGGTGTTGCGAAAGGCCGGATTGGACAATACTTTGAGGCTATTTCGGATTATGATGCAGTTATCCGTCTAAATCCAAACCATGCAAAAGCCTACTACAACCGAGGTTTTACGAAAGGCCGGATTGGACTATACTTTGAGGCTATTTCGGACTATGATGCGGCTATCCGTCTAAATCCAAACGATGCAGATACCTACAACAATCGAGGTATCTCTAAATCTAATTTAGGGCATCCTGAAGCCGCTATCCTTGACTATGATGCGGCTATCCGTCTTAATCCTGACGATGCAAGTGCCTACTACAACCGAGGGAATGCGAAAGACGAGATTGGACAATACTTTGAGGCTATTTCGGATTATGATGCAGTTATCCGTCTAAATCCAAACGATGTAGATGCCTACAACAATCGAGGCGTCTCGAAATCTAATTTAGGGCATCCTAAAGCGGCTATTTCGGACTATGACGCGGCTATCCGTCTCAATCCAAACCATACAAATGCCTACTACAACCGAGGTATTGCCAAGGAGAAGTTAGGGCTCACAGATGATGCCAAGCGAGATTTTCAGAGGGCATTAAATTTGGCGGAAAAAATGGAGGACGAAGAATTGAAGTCCCGAATTATCAAAAAATTAGAGGGTTAG
- a CDS encoding N-6 DNA methylase has translation MPRLNLKPTHKAIRDYYATLQQYAQHDIIRESAVSSPFETLLHACAKQINATLVPQYPMRAPKGNRIVIDGAIIDTYGLPLAYWEAKDIADNLRKAAQEKQDVGYPLDNILFQTPQRAILYQNAVEVLDIDITDPANLIAALQYLFAYVPPEIDNWQTTVSDFREQVPDLAGKLKELIEQRHETDFAFKKGFTDFYEICQTSINPDLSRDAVEEMLIQHILTERIFRTVFNRSDFARRNIIAREIENVSDTLMEHAVSRDAFLAPLDRFYLAIEQAALLCKDFSQKQHFLNTFYEKFFQGFSEDVADTHGIVYTPQPIVDFMVKSVAYILETEFGRSLSDTGVHIIDPFVGTGNFIVRLMQDIQGTALEEKYRNELHCNEVMLLPYYIASLNIEQEYYQRMGTYLPFEGIALADTFELLEQQQRELFTQENTERVERQKAADMFVVIGNPPYNMGQINENDNNKNRTYETMDDRVAETYVRDSEATLRNKLYDPYVKAIRWASDRIGKEGIVAFVTNNGFLDRMAFDGMRKHLADDFDAIYILDLGGNVRKNPKLSGTTHNVFGIQVGVSINFFIKKSAEKTDSKSTEIFYARVDEFWRKEEKYNHLNSKEHYQNVEWQQIIPDHRYTWFTEGLHAEFDTFLPMGSKKTKNRTDGKTIFNLYSLGVATNRDILTYSFDLELLRERVHTFIEIYNTAVDKKRRHNLKTPVEDFIDTTDSRIKWTRQVKASLKKLEPSTYEDTHCRTALYRPFCQKYLYFDNFWNEERYQQYRIFPTPETESENRVICVPSKGGRTDFWCYLTNVIPNLTITSIDGNQCFPFYTYDEDGTNRQENITDWALTEFRNHYGDDTITKWDIFHYIYALLHHPTYRETYEMNLKRDLPHIPTPLAPLDRGVASDFWGFATAGAALADLHINYESAPIYDQLRQHETPGVPVDWNVEKMKFSKDKTQLIYNDFLTLDGIPAAVYDYRLGTRSALEWVVDQYRVKVDRRSGIESDPNRMDEPRYIVDLIKRVITVSLKTVEIVGNLPEL, from the coding sequence ATGCCGAGACTCAATCTCAAACCCACTCACAAAGCAATCCGCGACTACTACGCCACGCTACAGCAATACGCACAACACGACATCATACGCGAAAGCGCGGTCAGTTCTCCTTTTGAAACCCTTCTGCACGCCTGCGCAAAGCAGATAAACGCTACGCTTGTCCCACAATATCCAATGCGCGCTCCAAAAGGAAATCGTATCGTTATCGACGGTGCCATCATCGACACATACGGACTCCCGCTCGCCTACTGGGAGGCGAAAGATATAGCGGATAACCTCCGTAAAGCTGCACAGGAGAAACAGGATGTAGGCTATCCGCTGGACAATATCCTCTTCCAAACACCGCAGCGCGCCATCCTGTATCAGAACGCAGTAGAGGTGCTTGATATAGATATCACCGACCCCGCCAACCTGATTGCCGCCCTCCAATATCTATTTGCTTACGTCCCACCCGAGATTGACAATTGGCAGACGACCGTCTCCGATTTCAGAGAACAGGTGCCGGACCTCGCAGGCAAACTCAAAGAACTCATTGAACAACGCCACGAAACCGATTTTGCGTTCAAAAAAGGGTTCACCGACTTTTACGAAATTTGCCAGACCTCCATTAACCCAGATCTCTCACGAGATGCGGTTGAGGAGATGCTCATTCAACACATTCTCACCGAACGTATCTTCCGCACGGTTTTCAATCGGTCGGATTTCGCCCGCCGAAATATCATCGCCCGCGAGATTGAAAATGTCAGTGACACCCTTATGGAGCACGCAGTGAGTCGCGACGCGTTTCTCGCACCGCTCGACCGCTTCTACCTCGCTATCGAGCAGGCTGCCCTGCTCTGCAAAGACTTCTCTCAAAAGCAGCACTTTCTCAACACTTTTTATGAGAAGTTCTTTCAAGGGTTCTCCGAGGACGTAGCCGATACACACGGCATCGTCTACACCCCACAGCCGATCGTCGATTTTATGGTGAAAAGTGTGGCGTATATCCTTGAAACCGAGTTCGGTCGGTCGTTGTCGGACACTGGCGTTCACATCATCGATCCGTTCGTCGGCACAGGCAATTTTATCGTCCGTCTCATGCAGGACATCCAAGGCACGGCGTTGGAGGAGAAATACCGCAACGAGTTGCACTGCAACGAGGTGATGCTCCTGCCTTACTACATCGCTAGTCTGAACATTGAACAGGAGTACTATCAACGGATGGGAACGTATCTGCCGTTTGAGGGGATCGCGCTTGCGGACACGTTCGAGTTGCTTGAGCAGCAGCAAAGAGAACTCTTCACACAGGAAAACACAGAACGCGTGGAGCGACAGAAAGCAGCAGATATGTTTGTCGTCATCGGCAATCCGCCCTATAACATGGGACAGATTAACGAGAACGATAATAACAAAAATCGGACGTATGAGACGATGGATGATCGAGTTGCGGAGACGTATGTAAGAGATTCCGAAGCAACACTGAGGAATAAACTCTACGATCCGTACGTTAAGGCGATTCGGTGGGCATCTGACCGGATTGGTAAAGAAGGGATCGTTGCCTTTGTGACGAATAACGGTTTTCTTGACCGTATGGCGTTTGATGGGATGCGGAAACACCTCGCCGACGATTTCGATGCGATTTATATTCTGGACTTGGGCGGGAACGTCCGTAAGAATCCAAAGTTATCTGGAACAACACACAACGTCTTCGGCATTCAGGTTGGCGTGAGTATTAATTTCTTTATCAAGAAAAGTGCTGAGAAAACAGATTCAAAATCCACCGAAATCTTCTATGCTCGCGTTGATGAATTTTGGCGGAAGGAGGAGAAGTATAACCATCTCAATTCAAAGGAACATTATCAAAACGTTGAATGGCAGCAGATAATACCGGATCACCGCTATACATGGTTCACCGAAGGATTGCACGCTGAGTTTGACACCTTCCTACCCATGGGAAGTAAGAAAACAAAAAATAGAACAGATGGAAAGACTATTTTTAATCTATATTCTCTGGGTGTCGCCACGAATAGAGATATTTTGACTTACTCTTTTGACCTTGAGTTGTTACGAGAACGGGTGCATACATTTATTGAAATATACAACACCGCTGTTGACAAAAAGCGAAGGCATAATCTAAAAACTCCAGTTGAAGATTTCATTGACACAACTGACTCGCGTATCAAATGGACTCGCCAAGTTAAAGCATCACTGAAAAAACTGGAGCCAAGCACCTATGAAGATACCCACTGTCGCACAGCTTTGTATCGTCCCTTTTGTCAGAAATATCTCTACTTCGATAATTTCTGGAATGAGGAACGTTATCAACAGTACCGAATCTTTCCAACACCTGAGACGGAATCTGAAAATCGAGTGATTTGTGTGCCAAGTAAGGGCGGGCGGACCGATTTTTGGTGTTATTTAACAAATGTAATCCCAAATTTGACGATAACTTCTATAGATGGAAATCAATGTTTCCCATTCTACACCTACGATGAGGATGGCACAAACCGCCAAGAAAACATCACTGATTGGGCATTGACCGAATTCCGAAACCACTACGGCGATGATACCATCACCAAGTGGGATATCTTCCACTATATTTACGCTCTCTTGCATCATCCCACCTATCGGGAAACATACGAAATGAACCTCAAGCGCGACCTCCCGCATATCCCAACCCCCCTTGCCCCCCTTGACAGGGGGGTTGCATCGGACTTCTGGGGATTTGCCACTGCGGGGGCGGCGTTAGCAGACCTCCACATCAACTATGAATCCGCGCCGATATACGATCAATTGCGGCAGCATGAAACCCCCGGCGTGCCGGTCGATTGGAACGTGGAGAAAATGAAATTCTCCAAAGATAAGACGCAGTTGATATACAACGATTTCTTGACGCTGGACGGCATCCCTGCAGCGGTTTATGATTACAGGTTAGGCACTCGGTCTGCGTTGGAATGGGTGGTGGATCAATATCGAGTGAAAGTAGACAGGCGGAGTGGGATTGAAAGCGATCCGAATCGTATGGATGAACCGCGATATATCGTGGATTTGATTAAGCGGGTTATTACGGTGAGTCTAAAAACGGTGGAGATTGTTGGGAATTTGCCGGAACTTTGA
- a CDS encoding NADH-quinone oxidoreductase subunit A: MLIDYLPILLLGLFAVLFAGINLALTHILGPKRPNRVKLSVYESGVQPVGDARQRFTIRFDLVAMLFIIFDIEVVFLYPWAVVFKKFSETSGLFILIEMLVFIGILLLGYIYAWKKGGLTWD, from the coding sequence ATGTTAATAGATTATCTTCCAATCTTGTTGTTGGGACTCTTCGCAGTCCTCTTTGCGGGTATTAATCTCGCCCTAACCCATATTCTTGGACCCAAACGCCCGAACCGCGTTAAACTCTCCGTTTACGAATCTGGTGTCCAACCCGTTGGCGATGCAAGGCAACGATTTACAATCCGGTTTGACCTCGTCGCGATGCTCTTTATCATCTTCGATATTGAGGTGGTGTTCCTCTACCCGTGGGCAGTGGTCTTCAAGAAATTCTCTGAAACGAGTGGTTTATTTATTTTAATTGAAATGCTGGTGTTTATCGGCATTCTTCTTCTCGGCTATATCTATGCTTGGAAGAAAGGAGGCTTAACATGGGATTAG
- a CDS encoding NADH-quinone oxidoreductase subunit B, protein MGLDFVGRGVGETDGNIITTSIDKVVNWGRKNSLWPMPFGTACCAIEMMATLASKYDLSRFGSEAIRFSPRQSDLLIVSGRISIKMMPVLKRIYDQMPDPKWVISMGACASCGGVFDTYTLIQGVDQFIPVDVYIPGCPPRPEDLIDAVIQVQQKITSGASPKGVEAVV, encoded by the coding sequence ATGGGATTAGATTTTGTTGGACGCGGGGTCGGAGAGACGGATGGAAATATCATCACAACGAGTATAGATAAGGTTGTCAACTGGGGACGTAAGAATTCGTTGTGGCCCATGCCGTTCGGAACAGCGTGTTGTGCCATTGAGATGATGGCGACCTTGGCTTCCAAATACGACCTCTCTCGATTCGGTTCTGAAGCGATCCGCTTTTCACCCCGCCAATCGGATCTGCTCATCGTTTCCGGCAGGATTTCCATCAAGATGATGCCGGTGCTAAAACGGATTTATGACCAAATGCCGGATCCGAAGTGGGTGATTTCGATGGGGGCATGCGCTTCCTGCGGCGGCGTGTTTGACACCTATACCCTCATCCAAGGCGTTGATCAGTTCATCCCCGTGGATGTTTATATACCCGGATGCCCGCCACGCCCCGAAGATCTCATTGATGCCGTGATACAGGTGCAGCAGAAAATCACCAGTGGTGCTTCACCTAAGGGAGTAGAGGCAGTCGTATGA
- a CDS encoding NADH-quinone oxidoreductase subunit C has protein sequence MNEEKEVEEQSKPLVLEKLEEHHADALLAQDEMRGTAVVVVRKEQAYAVLEYLKTDAELAYTFLVDVTAVDNSQMESELMQFDYARFMVVYQLYSYQGQCRLRVKVPVHESDLSIPSVTALWKGANWLERETYDMFGINFEGHPDLRRILMPDDFEGHPLRKDYPLRGRGERERFNFDKQNV, from the coding sequence ATGAATGAAGAGAAAGAAGTTGAAGAACAGTCGAAACCTCTCGTCCTTGAAAAATTAGAGGAACATCACGCAGATGCTCTTTTGGCACAGGACGAAATGCGCGGCACTGCCGTCGTTGTTGTTCGTAAAGAACAGGCTTACGCCGTTTTGGAGTATCTGAAAACGGATGCTGAACTCGCCTATACCTTTCTCGTTGATGTTACCGCTGTTGACAATTCTCAGATGGAATCCGAGTTGATGCAGTTTGACTACGCGCGGTTCATGGTGGTCTATCAGCTCTATTCCTATCAGGGACAGTGTCGCCTCCGAGTAAAGGTGCCCGTCCATGAAAGTGACTTAAGCATTCCATCCGTGACTGCATTGTGGAAAGGTGCAAACTGGTTGGAGCGTGAGACCTACGACATGTTCGGTATCAATTTTGAGGGACACCCCGATCTGCGTCGGATCCTGATGCCGGACGATTTTGAAGGACACCCGCTTCGTAAGGATTATCCACTCCGCGGACGTGGTGAGCGCGAACGCTTTAATTTTGATAAACAGAATGTCTAA
- the nuoD gene encoding NADH dehydrogenase (quinone) subunit D produces the protein MQGGLERATGEKMVLSFGPQHPATHGTLRIVLELDGESVLKATPHAGYLHTGFEKLGEHLDYNQYIVVTDRMNYLSPLSNNFGYVLAVEQLLDIEVPKRCQYIRILMAELSRLADHLLWLGTAALDLGAFSVFLYSFREREKLYSIFEKTTGARLTTSYTRIGGVLRDLYAGCEEDIREFINNFPKALKETHTLLTRNRIWMDRTKGVGPISADDAINYGLTGPCLRAAGVAHDIRKAEPYSSYDEVTFDVPVGTNGDAYDRYLVRMEEMIQSCGIVTQVLENMPDGPVNVENNKITMPNKSDAYGHIEGLIHHFKVVMDGHGVETPKGEHYCATESPNGELGFYILSDGSGTAYRIRIRPPSFFHFQVLPHMLEGGMVSDTVAVLGSLNVIAGELDR, from the coding sequence ATGCAAGGTGGGCTGGAACGCGCCACAGGTGAGAAGATGGTTCTCAGCTTCGGTCCGCAACATCCGGCAACGCATGGCACCCTTCGCATTGTGTTAGAACTTGATGGCGAATCCGTTCTGAAGGCGACACCACATGCCGGCTACCTGCATACCGGATTTGAGAAACTCGGTGAACACTTGGATTACAACCAGTACATTGTTGTAACCGACCGGATGAACTATCTGTCGCCGTTGTCTAACAATTTCGGTTATGTGCTTGCCGTCGAGCAGTTGCTTGACATTGAGGTTCCAAAGCGGTGTCAATACATCCGTATATTGATGGCGGAGCTCTCACGACTCGCAGATCACCTCTTATGGTTGGGAACCGCTGCCCTAGACTTGGGGGCGTTCTCTGTATTCCTCTATAGTTTCCGGGAACGCGAGAAGTTGTATAGCATCTTTGAAAAGACGACTGGCGCACGGTTGACGACCAGTTACACGCGTATTGGCGGTGTGCTTCGCGATCTCTATGCCGGGTGTGAAGAAGATATACGCGAATTCATCAATAACTTCCCGAAGGCGTTGAAGGAGACACACACGCTCCTCACACGAAACCGTATCTGGATGGATCGGACGAAAGGGGTCGGACCCATTTCAGCCGATGATGCCATCAACTACGGATTAACAGGTCCCTGCCTTCGAGCCGCCGGTGTAGCCCATGATATACGCAAGGCTGAACCGTATTCCAGTTACGATGAGGTCACATTTGATGTGCCAGTTGGAACGAATGGTGATGCCTACGATCGCTACCTGGTCCGGATGGAGGAGATGATCCAGAGTTGCGGTATCGTTACCCAAGTCTTGGAGAATATGCCTGACGGACCGGTCAACGTTGAGAATAATAAGATCACGATGCCGAATAAGTCCGATGCTTATGGGCATATTGAGGGCTTAATCCATCACTTTAAGGTTGTCATGGATGGACACGGTGTCGAAACGCCAAAGGGTGAGCATTATTGTGCAACCGAGTCCCCGAACGGCGAACTCGGATTTTATATTCTCAGTGATGGCAGCGGCACGGCTTATCGCATCCGCATCCGTCCACCGAGTTTCTTTCACTTCCAAGTACTCCCCCACATGTTGGAGGGCGGAATGGTTTCGGATACCGTGGCTGTCTTGGGAAGTCTGAATGTTATTGCCGGGGAGTTGGACCGCTAA
- a CDS encoding type II toxin-antitoxin system HicB family antitoxin: MKLKVVIHKAEEGGYWAVVPSIVGCATQGDTFEELLENIYEAIEGCLSVDVSTIEIAENDRVMEIAV; this comes from the coding sequence ATGAAACTAAAAGTTGTTATCCACAAAGCTGAAGAAGGCGGATATTGGGCAGTAGTGCCATCAATCGTCGGTTGTGCTACACAAGGGGACACTTTTGAAGAATTACTTGAAAACATTTATGAAGCAATTGAAGGATGTTTATCCGTAGATGTTAGCACTATAGAAATTGCAGAAAATGACAGAGTAATGGAGATAGCTGTTTGA
- a CDS encoding NAD(P)H-dependent oxidoreductase subunit E codes for MSDELIQIETPFAFNEENQREFDALIGRYPVKEAAMLPTLHLAQRQAGYITPAVMKYVAEQLEVSVMKVKDVVTFYPMFFEEPVGEYVIRVCHTLPCALRDCKGVLDHLKTKLDTDVAAETNLAKGTTRDRKFTLMKVECLASCDVAPVIMVNDDLYKNLTPEKIDEILGNLSGE; via the coding sequence ATGTCAGATGAACTCATTCAAATCGAAACGCCTTTCGCGTTTAATGAAGAAAACCAACGTGAATTCGACGCCTTGATAGGGCGGTACCCCGTTAAAGAAGCGGCGATGCTTCCGACCCTTCATCTCGCGCAAAGGCAGGCAGGATATATTACGCCCGCCGTCATGAAGTATGTCGCCGAGCAGCTCGAGGTGTCCGTGATGAAGGTCAAGGATGTCGTTACTTTCTATCCGATGTTCTTTGAGGAGCCGGTAGGAGAATACGTCATTCGGGTATGTCATACCCTTCCTTGTGCATTGCGAGATTGTAAAGGCGTTTTGGACCATCTTAAGACGAAGTTGGACACGGATGTTGCTGCTGAAACCAATCTCGCCAAAGGCACAACCCGTGATCGGAAGTTCACGCTCATGAAAGTGGAATGTCTTGCCTCATGTGATGTTGCTCCTGTTATCATGGTGAATGACGATTTGTATAAGAATTTAACCCCGGAAAAAATTGATGAAATCTTAGGCAATCTATCGGGAGAGTAG
- the nuoF gene encoding NADH-quinone oxidoreductase subunit NuoF yields the protein MVEERRILYEHLDVPDINTFDVFRQYDGYTRFEKAIAEYQPDDIAKMVMDSGLKGRGGAGFSTGLKWSFVPRDIKPCYLCCNADESEPGTFSNRYVLEKNPHLLIEGILICCYAMGIETTYVYIRGEFTLGKKMLDAAIKEAYEKGYLGKDIRGTGLNIDIYTHPGAGAYICGEETGLIESLEGKRGQPRNKPPFPAVEGVFGKPTVVQNVETLCNLPFIIGNGVEWYTQMGPTYADTRANPPTPDPNTGTKLYCISGDVNEPGVYELDLGLTCSELIEVAGGLRGKEVKAVIPGGSSAPILTHYELDTRLDFTSLTLAKSMLGSGGIIVMNETRNIVDCLLNIMKFYAHESCGQCTPCRWGTPWVRDIVQRIADGNGRKSTMTRPKFGVAENGRWGDTGETEEIYEDLELLESVANNIANVDTMTWNTICVFGIAVSWPAVSYLRKFRPEFEAAIREGKLVTLPVAEATVPPEENYAYQQRFIPKEFADL from the coding sequence ATGGTTGAAGAAAGACGAATTCTCTACGAGCATCTGGATGTGCCTGATATTAACACGTTCGATGTGTTTCGGCAATACGACGGCTACACCCGTTTTGAAAAGGCAATCGCGGAATATCAACCAGACGATATTGCGAAAATGGTGATGGATTCCGGGTTGAAGGGTAGAGGCGGTGCCGGATTTTCGACAGGCTTGAAATGGAGTTTCGTTCCGAGAGACATAAAACCGTGTTATCTCTGTTGCAATGCCGACGAAAGTGAACCAGGGACGTTTAGCAATCGCTACGTTTTGGAAAAGAATCCACACCTATTGATTGAGGGGATCCTGATTTGCTGCTATGCAATGGGCATCGAGACGACTTATGTCTACATTCGCGGTGAATTCACACTCGGGAAAAAGATGTTAGATGCCGCCATCAAGGAAGCTTACGAGAAGGGATACCTCGGCAAAGACATCCGCGGCACGGGTCTCAACATCGACATTTATACACACCCAGGTGCCGGTGCTTATATCTGTGGCGAGGAGACGGGACTCATTGAATCGCTTGAGGGCAAACGTGGGCAACCTCGGAACAAACCCCCGTTCCCTGCTGTTGAAGGCGTATTTGGAAAACCAACCGTCGTCCAGAATGTTGAGACATTGTGTAATCTGCCCTTCATCATTGGCAACGGCGTTGAATGGTACACCCAGATGGGACCGACGTATGCCGATACGCGCGCGAATCCGCCGACACCCGACCCCAACACAGGCACGAAACTTTATTGCATCAGTGGTGATGTTAACGAACCCGGTGTTTATGAACTCGATCTCGGTTTGACCTGTTCAGAACTTATTGAGGTCGCAGGGGGGCTACGCGGCAAAGAGGTGAAAGCAGTTATCCCTGGTGGGAGTTCCGCCCCGATTTTAACACACTACGAGTTGGACACGCGACTGGATTTTACTTCGCTCACACTTGCCAAGTCAATGCTCGGTTCCGGGGGCATCATTGTCATGAACGAGACACGGAACATCGTCGATTGCCTGCTCAATATCATGAAGTTCTATGCACATGAATCTTGTGGGCAGTGCACGCCGTGCCGCTGGGGAACCCCGTGGGTGCGAGATATTGTGCAACGTATCGCCGATGGAAATGGGCGAAAAAGCACGATGACACGTCCTAAATTCGGTGTTGCTGAAAATGGTAGATGGGGGGATACCGGTGAGACAGAAGAGATCTACGAAGACTTAGAGTTGCTGGAAAGTGTCGCCAATAACATTGCGAATGTGGATACAATGACGTGGAATACGATTTGTGTCTTTGGCATCGCAGTTTCCTGGCCCGCCGTGAGTTATCTGCGCAAGTTCCGACCCGAATTTGAAGCCGCTATCCGAGAAGGGAAACTTGTCACTCTACCTGTTGCTGAAGCGACTGTCCCACCGGAGGAAAATTACGCGTATCAACAGCGGTTTATTCCGAAGGAGTTCGCTGACCTATAA